A section of the Rhodobacter sp. genome encodes:
- the pncB gene encoding nicotinate phosphoribosyltransferase, which yields MVDIATRVHNHNWKIDPIVRSLIDTDFYKLLMCQSIFRNRPDTRVTFSLINRSTRVRLADLVDEGELREQLDHVRGLGLTRGESTWLRGNTFYGKRQMFRSDFMEWFETLRLPPYQLEKRDGQYELTFEGAWPEVMMWEIPALAILMELRSRAVLKTMGKFELEVLYARAMARVWDKVQRLRQIPGLKIADFGTRRRHSFLWQDWCVQAMMEGLGDAFSGTSNCRIAMRRDLEAVGTNAHELPMVMAALAETDAALAEAPYRVLSDWHEEHDGNLRIILPDTYGTEGFLKNAPDWLAGWTGIRIDSGDPAAAAEVAIRWWKDRGEDPAKKLVIFSDGLDVEKIEDLHARFAGRVKVSFGWGTLLTNDFRGLANGDALAPFSLVCKAVSANGRPTVKLSDNPSKAMGPADEVARYKRVFGVGEQRAMDVIV from the coding sequence ATGGTCGATATCGCAACCCGCGTCCACAATCACAACTGGAAGATCGACCCGATCGTCCGGTCGCTGATTGATACGGACTTTTACAAGCTTCTGATGTGTCAGTCGATCTTTCGCAATCGGCCGGACACCCGGGTGACGTTTTCGTTGATCAACCGCAGCACGCGGGTGCGCCTGGCCGACCTGGTGGACGAGGGCGAGTTGCGCGAGCAACTGGACCATGTGCGCGGTCTGGGCCTGACGCGCGGCGAAAGCACCTGGCTCAGGGGCAACACCTTTTACGGCAAGCGGCAAATGTTCCGTTCGGATTTCATGGAGTGGTTCGAGACCCTGCGCCTGCCGCCCTATCAGCTGGAAAAGCGCGATGGCCAGTATGAGCTGACCTTCGAAGGCGCCTGGCCCGAGGTCATGATGTGGGAAATCCCGGCGCTGGCGATCCTGATGGAGCTGCGTTCGCGCGCGGTTCTGAAGACCATGGGCAAATTCGAGCTGGAGGTGCTCTATGCCCGGGCGATGGCGCGGGTGTGGGACAAGGTGCAGCGCCTGCGGCAGATCCCGGGGCTGAAGATCGCCGATTTCGGCACCCGCCGCCGGCACAGCTTTCTGTGGCAGGACTGGTGCGTGCAGGCGATGATGGAGGGGCTGGGCGATGCGTTCAGCGGCACCTCGAACTGCCGAATCGCCATGCGTCGCGATCTCGAGGCCGTCGGCACCAACGCGCACGAACTGCCGATGGTGATGGCCGCGCTGGCGGAAACCGACGCCGCACTGGCCGAGGCCCCCTATCGCGTGCTGTCCGACTGGCACGAAGAACACGACGGCAACCTGCGCATCATCCTGCCCGACACCTACGGCACCGAGGGGTTCTTGAAGAACGCCCCGGACTGGCTGGCCGGCTGGACCGGCATCCGCATCGATTCGGGCGATCCGGCGGCGGCGGCCGAGGTGGCGATCCGCTGGTGGAAGGACCGTGGCGAGGATCCGGCGAAAAAGCTGGTGATCTTTTCGGACGGACTCGATGTCGAAAAGATCGAGGACCTGCACGCCCGCTTTGCCGGTCGGGTCAAGGTCTCGTTCGGTTGGGGCACGCTTTTGACCAACGATTTCCGCGGCCTCGCCAACGGCGACGCGCTCGCGCCCTTCTCGCTGGTGTGCAAGGCGGTCTCGGCCAACGGGCGGCCCACGGTCAAGCTGTCGGACAACCCGTCCAAGGCGATGGGCCCGGCGGACGAGGTCGCGCGCTACAAGCGGGTGTTTGGGGTCGGGGAACAACGCGCGATGGATGTGATCGTCTGA